The sequence below is a genomic window from Gossypium hirsutum isolate 1008001.06 chromosome A11, Gossypium_hirsutum_v2.1, whole genome shotgun sequence.
aatttctatctcacCCAAGCCTAatcgaacacttttccttcttatggtagctcacattatccattattttctcatttctaccatacatttacatcttttgcaaaatagtccctataagggtttttcatgaaaatcaattaggaaaagatgtttaatacacattcatctttcatattcctccataatccatcaaaatacaagcaactcatgcatgggtaaatttctaaacatgaaccctagcatgaaatatgggtagaaatggagagagcaagctatcgggatttcaaaaatacaaagaacatgaaaacggggcttgggagcacttactattgagcttggaaagcttgaaaccctagctatggagaaccccaaatTTTCGGCTGGATGAaagagaaaatggctgattttggcttgatttttcccattttaattcattaaaatgacaaatgaccaaaatgccctttatgccctttctttaaaatttcatccatgcaagttcatttttgtccaaaaatttaaaatttgggaaaatttctctccaagaccttataattcataatctaaagcaatttcatatgaattgcttctagaaaccaagtttttcaatttattcaatttagtccctaatttccaattgaacaccttactcaaagaatttcttcatgaaactttaacacatgcatatactcatattctaggcctcataataaccataaaataaatattttgatgtcatatttgtggtcccgaaactactattccgactaggccctatttcgggatgttacacggTTCACACTCAGCAACATCATATAGCGATAAACAAAAACACTATTTCCCAAATCCTAACTCTATCTAACTCTTCAATAATTCCTCATTCGTACTCCGTCATTATAAACATGCAATTCACCCATACTATGACACTATATACCCACACATGATACGTCAAATATCCAAACATCGAGATTTATCCATGGACAAAAAACAATCACTCTTACAACATTCGCATACTTCCACCAATCTATGCATTCATAGCATATCCATATATCATTTTTTTCATGCATAATCAAATTTCAAGCACAATACATATCGATCATAAAGATGTTTCAATCAAAAGACACGACATCATGGAACACCTAAAGATAGGTTACAGAATCTCACCTTGCTTCCTTTATCCTTGACAACTTAGCTTGTCTAAATTCCAGAGCCTCCTTTGTCCTAGAAGCTAAGCATAACAACCATCTATCGATTAAAATAAAGGTGTTCAACCCTTAAAAATCCAAAATCCATAATTATACAGAACCTATTAAGAGTTCTTActctacttctttcttcaatCCACAAGTACAAAGAGGTAAGAAAGCTTGCCAGTTCCTCACTTCTTTACTACCATACTTCAATTCTCACGATGATTGCATCATGTAGAGCTTCCTTCAGCTACATCCTCTTCTTTTTCTGAGCGTCTGAAGAAAATGATGCTTTTAAGAGAGGAAAATTGGTAAATATAATTGAAAAGAATTCTATTTTCACACGCACCTATATATACTCCATTGGCACAGTCTCCACAATCCAATACCACCATTCAAtcttaatcattttgtctcctaCTATAGAACCAATCGGTTTCAATCTAACTAAACCAAGATTGAAATCTAACCATTCTTAACCAACCACTTAAGTTTCTAAATATCTCATTAGAGCCcacaaatttctatttttatataatcgACTCCCTGACTCTTCTTTAAGTTTGAGTCCTTAGGAGAACCAGGTGTGACACTCATTGCACCATTGTTGATACACGGTATCAACAGAAGTGTAGAAGGGAGAGGATATCGAAAGAGGTCAGTTCACCCATTCTAGGACCGAAAGCTGGACAGGTAGAGAGATTTAGGATGAATGCTTACCATATTAGAATTTTGTGTGAAAATGAGTTCCCCTACTAAAATGGTATCTTGGGGTATTTATAGAATGACCCAATGAAAGGCCCAACCGGGTCCATAATAGGTGAGAACCCAATGGAAGGCCTAACAGGTCCACATTGTGATAGGAATATAACAAGTATGGAACCAAAAGTTCACGGAGTTACATAATCAAATTCCATAACAATACATTGGTCTTGACTAAGTTATTTCATTGTGCAAAACTTTTGTTCCAagataacaaatattttaaaaatcttcCTCAATGCAAATTTACTCATAATCTTACAAATGTACCACATtgatatgtttttaaatatatataatatacatattaaagCAAGacttataaacaaatatataCTAAAAACATATATGCCTAACAACATGTTCAAAAACCCACAAACATAActttacataataaaataaaagtgtccTAACATTTCATAAAGCAAGCTAGAAACTAAACAAAACACATACTTAAGGGTGTTCAAACACTGGATTTAGTTAATAACTAAACcgaattattattaactaaattacttgaaatgtaaaaatatttaaccgttaattgaatcaatttttttttcaaatacattaaccaaaccaaaatattttgattaattcagtcagttaactgaattaaccgaagtttatatgtttttatcttttggttaaaataagtataaaacatataaaagaatACATTGCtaatgttcaatttttttaatagttcaaaaatatatattatataatatatattatttatttcaattaatataaaaaataatagttcaaaaaatgcattactaatataaaaatatatattatattatatataatatatattattttttggttaattACTCGATTTCAAACTAAACTAACCTataactgaaatttcaaaaaatcattaattgaCCTCCAACCTAACTAAATTCAACCACCGATCAATTAACTGAATTAGATTAATTCAATCAGATAGTTTTGTTTTAACCGAACTATAAACACCCCTACACATACTAATCATTAATCTCTTCGTAAATGATCAAGAAAggttttatgaaaatttgatatCCAAATTAATCATCCACGAAGTACCAAGAATTTTGTGATTTGTTATACAGGAGGTGGAGCTAGTAATGAAGGTTGCAATCTTCCCTGCTCGAATCTTAGttttcacaaaatttatcatcaaGTTAGCAATCTTGTCCTACATTAGATAGCCGAACGTTATCTAGGAATTTCTTTGGTTTTGCGGTTAGAAGTATTTTGCTTAGCTTCTTATATTTATTGTGATCGCTTCTAATCTATGAGCTACCCTCCCCAATCAGCTCATGGATCTTTTTATTTACATTAAAGACGTGTTTAATAATGTCGTCATCCTTCGAATCCATCATATAATTATTCAAGCTTTCCAGAAGTcccatcatttttattttttttcaaattaggcTCAAAGTCTTCGATCACTTTAGGAGTCCGAATACACCCCTTATAGACCACATAACcatgaacataaaaaaattatgtatatctgattaaaacatattttaatcaaCTCATTGTTGATACCACATATTATTTGGATAATACGTGCATATTCGAGACTACGCCTTAATACAACAACTCACAAAAAAGTATTGAACGAAGTCAACAAATGGCGTTACACTTCTATTGCCATAATAAGCACTTCTTTTATTcatgacataattaaaaatatagattccttttattttgtttttggttaacatatttatatatgaatatacAGGGATGTGCATAATTCGATTTTAACTGacccaaaaaattattttggttaatcAGTAAACCATCGAATCTAATTCGTTTAGAGATTGATTAaatcttttttgaaattttgattaaccgttgattcaattcaaaatcaggtaattaactgaattaaccaatTAACCAAAATTATTATAAACCCATTATATTAGATAGGTCCAATATATTATgtaaacccaaaatataaaaattaaagaatgaatttaaaattaattagatttATACAAATTATTATAGTGGGCTTAAAAATCATAatagaattatatatatttaaactaaaaaaataaaaagtataataaaaaataaaagaaagaaccCTATGTTTTTTTCTTTCCACAGTCAAATTAACTCATAATATCTTCTATTCTTCTCGactactttgaattttttttttcaaactcttttttttcatttcactACTCAAGTCTTAAGCTTTCTTATTTTTAATGTAGTGtttgttataataattttaaattagtattgttattgtgttatttattatttttgcttcttcttctttttttttaattaaaagcaaaaaaaaaacattgcaaTGGTATGTTTTCATCTTCCAAATTTATTTGAACAAAACAAATGtaaaaatttagattaatttaattagcCGTCTAAATTAATCGAAATTATGCCGGccagttaaaaaattttgaaaaagtttcaattcggttaatgttaAGATTTTTATGATttcgattaattcgattaatgATAATTTAATTCGAATATTAATTAAACTGACCGTTTGAATAcccctaaatatatatatactcattgcAACATTTTGGATCCATTAAACCACCTAACACGTCATTAATGCAAATTATATGATCACAATCTCTAATTTTTTTAGACATGTTTCAAAATTAGATATTAACAGTATCACCCAAGATTTAAACTTACAATCTAAATTTTGAACTCAAATATAGTTTATCAAAGACCGAACCAATAACCTAACCCTAATACTAATGCAATACTATGCAAACAACAAATGAGCATTTGCGAAATTAAGAAATCAACTTACAAGATCATTGTTGGATGATCTGATATACTGATCAAAATGAAATCATAAAATCAAAATCGTctttccttaaaaaaaaaaaaaaaaaagaagagagagacagagttttttcttcttcttatttttccaCCAACCTCATATTGGTAAAATGAAAGCCAAAAAGTTggataatgttaaatttattgtAAATGGGTGTTGGTAATTTCAAATTACTATATAAtagaatcaaattaatataaaatacaaaggaaaaaaaaatataaacatagtCGAACAAAATTCACATAGAACATGATAAAATTAGAGATTTATAAGACCCAAGCCTGAATAATACGTCTTAGCTTTTATCAACAATACTAAAGCATGATTGAGGaatattaatttcatacattattgttgatttttgttttttcattacaacttcaaatattaatttatttttcactacGTCACCATTTCTCTAAATTTGAGAAAGAATTAAGTCTAAATtctataaattataactcatttATTGATTAAACTTGATAAGATCTTACAATTTTCTTTTGTTagaaaaaagttgaaataaataTTTGCAGGCTTGTGAACTGTGAGTAGGGAGGTAAAAAAAAAATCCTGAATATGATGGGCTCCAACTCGACTTAATCTTTAGGgttggattttattttaaaaaattgttttcgagttgagttaaattaaaaataataattagatcAGTTTTAGATGTGAGGTAAATCTGCTCTGCTTGTCTCATGATATTAAAGATACtcttgatatatataaatatatattaaaaaatttcttttaataaataataaaaatataaataaataatatattacgttttaaatttaaacataaaaaaacctTATTTGCAGAAAAAACAATtagaaatgtaattttatttattttaaaataaaaaataaaaaattgaatgggGTTAGATTAGAGTTGAAATTGAATCTTTGAACAAATTGTGAATTCGTGttcaaaaacaaataattttttaagagtgAGGATTGAATGGAGTTGGAGAAAGATTGCCCACCGGCTGCAATCCACACTAGGTAGCGCAGcaaaagatatttaatttttataattaagattttaaattttagaaacacgTGTTACAGTGGGGCAATTTGGGCATTTGATTAAAGTAGGATGCTGAAAATGAAATACAACAGTGAGTAACTGGGAATCAGCATAGCAAGTTTTGGACCGTCTGATCAGCAGAAATGAATTGATGACGAATTTAGAAACGCTGACACTCCTTATAACCGAGTGTGAGGATGTACTTAAACAACAACTCGTAAATGAATCTGAAAACGCACCCAAAAGTCGTTTCTTGGTTCCCGCCAAAAAAAACagaaatcataaaatttatttgaagGACACTCCTAACAAACCCCCTAAAACCGTTGGTGTCAGCCTCTTCATTTCCCAATTCCCACGCGCCTCCCTTATAAATAAATATCCATCCGCTTTCGCTATCTCTCTATCATTTTCCTACTCTTTCTAAGAATCCTCCAAACAAACTCCCTCTCTGAAAAATGGCTGTTCCCTCTCTCACTCTCATCATCGTCCTCGCTCTCTCCTTCCTCTCCGTCTCCCACACCACTTTCGACCAATTTCTCACCTCCACCTCCACCGCTTCCACTGCCACCATCAGCGCTCCACAACAATCACCCTTCTTCACAATCTCACCTTCGCCTCAACCACCTCAAGATCACGCCGACCACGCGTTCCTCCCCCACACTTCACTCCTTGCACCAATCCTGTCTCATCTCGGCTTCAACGAGCTAGCCACCGCCGCTCCCTCCCTCTTCAGTGACTCTACCTCCGCCGCTGCTTGGTCTGGTCCGTACACTATCTTTGCTCCCTCTGATTCCTCTGTCCGCTCGTGTGCTTCTTGCTCTACTCCTTCCCTCCTCCGTGAACACATGGTTCCTGGCCTCTTCACCAACGATTACCTCCAGAAACTCACCTTCGGTACCAAAGTCGAAACTCTCAGCCCCGGCCGTTGCTTAACCGTTACCTCCACCGCTAACAACCAGAAAAACTTCACCGTTCACAAGATCTTTATCGGCGGAGTTGAAATCACTCAGCCAGATCTGTTCAACAACGGTCTACTCATTATCCACGGCCTTCAAGGCTACATCTCACCTCTTTCGCCTTTCTCTTGTGACGTAGAACGGATGACGTCACTCTCTTTCCCGTTCCACCACGGCCAGAGCCAAAACAACCAATTTAAGCAGCAACAGAATGTGGCTCTGATGCGATTCATGCTTCGAGACGCCATGCTACGGCTGAGAAATAACGGCTTCTCCGTTCTCTCACTCGCTATGAAAGTCAAGTATGCCGAACTCATTCCTCTCACCAATGTCACGATCTTTGGTCTTGATGACGTGTCCATCTTCTCCGGTTCGTACGCTTACATCCACAGTGTAAGATTCCATATGGTGCCAAATCAGTTTTTGACTGTTGCGGATCTGGAGAGACTTCCAGTGGGGACCACTCTGCCGACATTGGACAGAGGGCAGAGTTTGGTGGTGACGACGGCGGGAGAAGGCATTACGAAGAATCAATTGAGGATCAACTATGTGGCGATTAAGGTTGTTGATATGATAAGGAATTTGAATGTTATAGTACATAGCATTTACCTGCCATTCCCACATCTTCATCCTATGGCGGCGGTGACTGATGCCATTTTAGGTGGAGATCAGACGTCGACGGTGGGAGGAACAAATGGGGATTGTGAAGCTTCGAATGAGCAAGGCCAAGGCAATTGTGGAATGAGCCAGGTGAATCAGGTGGCGACTCAGCTCAAGCCCCACATGCTGGAACTTGAAGACCACCATGTCCATGACCATGGTCTTTGAAGGGTTTTGCTGATGCATGTACAGTGAACTGCAGGTTCGCCTTCTGTTTCCTAGCTTTGGTTCACGGTGAATCTGTGTTTAGTCTA
It includes:
- the LOC107901753 gene encoding fasciclin-like arabinogalactan protein 21; this translates as MAVPSLTLIIVLALSFLSVSHTTFDQFLTSTSTASTATISAPQQSPFFTISPSPQPPQDHADHAFLPHTSLLAPILSHLGFNELATAAPSLFSDSTSAAAWSGPYTIFAPSDSSVRSCASCSTPSLLREHMVPGLFTNDYLQKLTFGTKVETLSPGRCLTVTSTANNQKNFTVHKIFIGGVEITQPDLFNNGLLIIHGLQGYISPLSPFSCDVERMTSLSFPFHHGQSQNNQFKQQQNVALMRFMLRDAMLRLRNNGFSVLSLAMKVKYAELIPLTNVTIFGLDDVSIFSGSYAYIHSVRFHMVPNQFLTVADLERLPVGTTLPTLDRGQSLVVTTAGEGITKNQLRINYVAIKVVDMIRNLNVIVHSIYLPFPHLHPMAAVTDAILGGDQTSTVGGTNGDCEASNEQGQGNCGMSQVNQVATQLKPHMLELEDHHVHDHGL